The Vampirovibrio chlorellavorus genome includes the window TGACGGTGCAGCAAGGCGATGGCCTCCAGCTCGATTTGGCGGATTCCCCGCGTTTTGATGCCGTGCTGGTGGACGCCCCCTGCTCTGGTTCGGGCACCTTGCGCCGTCATCCGGAGCAGTTGCTGCAGTGGAAGCGGGTGGATTTAGGGGCCTTGAACGAGATTCAGTTGGCCTTACTCAAGCAGGGCTTTGCGGCTTTAAAGCCCGGCGGCAGACTGGTGTATAGCACTTGTAGTCTCTTGCCCCAGGAAAATGTTCAGCTGGTTCAGCGCTTTTTGGCGGAAACGCCTGAAGCTGAACTGGCGCAGGACTCTCAACGTTTGATAGACAAAAAAACGGACGGTTTTTACGCCGCCCGCTTTTTGAAAAAATAGTTGGGATTTAGAAATCAGACCCGGTTGGCCTTGATGTCCACCACCTGGCTGGAAGGCTTGCTGGGGTTCTGCGCGGCCTTGCGGTCTTCGCTGAAGTTCACCCACAGGGTTTGAATGAGCATCAGGGCGGTGGTGACCACCAGATAAATCAGCGCCCCGGCGGGAATGGGGAAGAAGAACATGATCACCACAAACATCAGGGGCATGAACTTCATGATCGGAGACTGCATGGCCGCAGCGGCAGGGTCATTTTTATCCGCTTTGGGCTGTTTGGCCGTCATGATTTGCTGATAGAGCAGGGTCAGTACGCCGTAAATGATGATCAGGGCCAGCACATCCAGATTCATTTTGCTTTCGCCGGGCAGGGTGGGCACTTCCTTGGTCAATACGCCGTTCACATTGGTAAAAGTAACTTTTTCCAGTTCCCGGCTTTTTTCATTGACCACCAGCACATCGGCGGATTTGACCAGGGTTTTGTAATCGTCGCTCAGGCCCATTTGCTTGAAGTCCAGCACCATGGTGATGGGCGAGCCGGGCAAAAGCGGCTTGGGGGAGATGGTAATCAGCTTGTGCTGATCGGTTACTTCCTGCTCCTGGGTTTTGCCGCTCAGCATGTGCAGGGTGACGGTCTTGTCGCTGGAAAAGGCGTCGCTTTTTTCCACGTTGAAGGTGCCATCCAACGATTGACCGGCATGACTTTGCAGGGTGTGAGACAGGTTTTTGAGGAACAGGAACTTCTCATGGACGGTATCTACCAGGAAGTGGGGACTGCTGAGGGCCCCGTACAGGCCGATGAAAATAGGCAATTGCACCAGCATGGGCAAG containing:
- a CDS encoding YidC/Oxa1 family membrane protein insertase, translated to MNIITQAMFYLLHQLHEWVGNYGLAIVLLTVAIRLVLWPLNSAQTRSMRKMQELQPKLKALQEKYKNEPQKMQEAMMKFYSENSFNPLAGCLPMLVQLPIFIGLYGALSSPHFLVDTVHEKFLFLKNLSHTLQSHAGQSLDGTFNVEKSDAFSSDKTVTLHMLSGKTQEQEVTDQHKLITISPKPLLPGSPITMVLDFKQMGLSDDYKTLVKSADVLVVNEKSRELEKVTFTNVNGVLTKEVPTLPGESKMNLDVLALIIIYGVLTLLYQQIMTAKQPKADKNDPAAAAMQSPIMKFMPLMFVVIMFFFPIPAGALIYLVVTTALMLIQTLWVNFSEDRKAAQNPSKPSSQVVDIKANRV